The Streptococcus oralis Uo5 genome includes a window with the following:
- a CDS encoding glucosaminidase domain-containing protein: MKRWKVALVSAGLLGCFFTVVETARAEEGTWQGKTYLKADGKPATNQWIFDQTQQAWFYLTADGNRAENGWLTVAGKDYYFNEAGKLATKTWIDQYYVTESGAKAKEQWVFNQEQESWYYLKSNGQKAQNEWIQQGQEKYYLKADGKMAKDEWITQGENQYYINSQGKMLKNAWLGKNYISENGNKVKQAWIYDDNYSSWFYLQQDGTYAENGWLTIDGKDYHFKSGGYLSTERWIDRFYVAKSGAKLKSEWLFDKNYDSWFYLKADGSYAEKGWETIKEKDYHFKPGGYLSTERWIDRFYVAKSGAKLKSEWLFDKNYNSWFYLKADGTYAEKGWQTIKGKDYHFKSGGYLSTETWIDRSYVTSSGAKAGKGWLFDKNFNSWFYINSDGNYANKEWLWDNGYYYLKSGGYMATNEWVWYKNNWFYLKSNGKMAEKELIYDSSDQSWYYLKSGGYMARNETVDGHTLDASGRWHVADKTKYYKVKPITAYVYSASGEILSYINQGSIVSLDSSTRKGGRLAVSISGLSGYMNQSDLTAVDEGSEFIPHYTSDGKFLYHELSPYTSIKVAPHTSAMVIGKKYYSTDGEHFDGFTIKNPFLYKNLREPSNYSAAELDKLYSMMNLQDSPLAGKGATFKEAEERYGVNALYLMAHSALESAWGRSQIARDKNNFFGIAAYDTSPYLSAKSFDNVDKGILGAAKWIRENYIDYGRDHLGNKATGMNVRYASDPYWGEKIASIMMTINSRLGGKD, encoded by the coding sequence ATGAAACGATGGAAAGTGGCCCTAGTAAGTGCTGGCTTATTGGGGTGTTTTTTTACTGTAGTGGAGACAGCAAGAGCTGAAGAAGGTACATGGCAAGGAAAGACCTACCTCAAAGCAGATGGGAAGCCAGCAACCAACCAATGGATCTTTGACCAAACGCAACAGGCTTGGTTTTATTTAACAGCTGATGGAAATCGTGCTGAGAACGGCTGGTTGACTGTTGCTGGTAAGGATTACTATTTTAATGAAGCTGGGAAATTAGCTACGAAAACGTGGATTGACCAGTACTATGTGACTGAAAGTGGTGCTAAAGCCAAGGAACAGTGGGTATTTAATCAGGAACAAGAATCCTGGTATTATCTCAAGTCTAATGGTCAGAAAGCTCAAAACGAATGGATTCAGCAAGGTCAGGAAAAATATTACCTTAAAGCAGATGGAAAAATGGCCAAAGATGAGTGGATCACTCAAGGTGAGAACCAGTACTACATCAATTCACAAGGTAAAATGCTGAAGAATGCTTGGCTTGGTAAGAATTATATATCAGAAAATGGTAATAAGGTTAAACAAGCCTGGATTTATGATGACAACTATAGTAGTTGGTTCTACCTCCAACAAGATGGTACCTATGCTGAAAATGGCTGGTTAACTATAGATGGGAAGGACTACCATTTTAAATCAGGCGGTTATCTTTCAACTGAGCGTTGGATTGACCGCTTCTATGTTGCTAAAAGTGGAGCTAAATTGAAATCGGAATGGCTCTTTGATAAGAATTATGATTCTTGGTTTTACTTGAAAGCTGATGGTAGCTATGCCGAAAAAGGCTGGGAAACGATAAAAGAAAAAGATTACCATTTCAAACCGGGAGGTTATCTTTCAACTGAGCGCTGGATTGACCGCTTCTATGTTGCTAAAAGTGGAGCTAAATTGAAATCGGAATGGCTCTTTGACAAGAATTATAATTCATGGTTTTACTTGAAAGCTGACGGAACCTATGCTGAGAAAGGTTGGCAAACCATCAAAGGCAAGGATTACCATTTCAAATCAGGTGGCTACCTTTCTACGGAAACTTGGATTGACCGTAGCTATGTGACGAGTAGTGGAGCAAAAGCTGGCAAAGGTTGGCTCTTTGACAAGAATTTTAACTCTTGGTTCTATATTAACTCTGATGGAAATTATGCTAATAAAGAATGGCTCTGGGATAATGGTTACTACTATCTCAAATCTGGTGGTTATATGGCCACGAATGAGTGGGTATGGTACAAGAACAATTGGTTCTACCTCAAGTCAAATGGAAAGATGGCTGAGAAAGAATTAATCTACGATTCATCTGACCAATCATGGTACTACCTTAAATCAGGCGGTTATATGGCAAGAAATGAGACCGTGGATGGTCATACCTTGGATGCTTCTGGTCGATGGCATGTTGCGGATAAAACCAAATATTACAAAGTTAAACCAATCACAGCCTATGTCTACAGTGCATCTGGAGAAATCTTGAGTTACATTAACCAAGGAAGCATCGTTTCACTAGATAGCTCAACGCGAAAAGGCGGCCGACTTGCAGTTTCGATTTCTGGCTTGTCTGGCTATATGAATCAAAGTGATTTGACAGCAGTGGATGAAGGAAGCGAGTTTATCCCTCATTATACTAGTGATGGGAAATTCCTCTACCATGAACTCTCTCCATACACGAGTATCAAAGTAGCTCCACACACATCTGCTATGGTTATTGGTAAGAAGTACTACTCGACTGATGGAGAGCATTTTGATGGCTTTACCATTAAGAATCCTTTCCTTTATAAAAACTTGAGAGAACCAAGTAATTATAGTGCAGCTGAGTTGGATAAACTGTATTCGATGATGAACTTGCAGGATAGTCCTCTCGCAGGTAAAGGAGCGACTTTCAAAGAAGCTGAGGAACGCTACGGTGTCAATGCCCTTTACTTGATGGCACATAGTGCCCTTGAAAGTGCTTGGGGTCGCAGTCAAATTGCCAGAGATAAGAACAACTTCTTTGGTATTGCTGCTTATGATACGAGCCCATATCTCTCAGCCAAGAGTTTTGATAATGTGGATAAAGGAATCCTTGGAGCGGCCAAGTGGATTCGTGAGAATTACATCGACTATGGCAGAGACCACCTTGGAAATAAAGCAACCGGAATGAATGTTCGCTATGCTTCTGATCCTTACTGGGGTGAGAAGATAGCCAGCATCATGATGACCATCAACAGTAGACTTGGTGGGAAAGACTAA
- a CDS encoding dihydroorotate dehydrogenase: MVLFSVQEQLYYKEKVMTTNRLQVSLPGLDLKNPIIPASGCFGFGQEYAKYYDLDLLGSIMIKATTLEPRFGNPTPRVAETPAGMLNAIGLQNPGLEAVLAEKLPWLEREYPTLPIIANVAGFSKQEYAAVSRGISKAANVKAIELNISCPNVDHGNHGLLIGQDPDLAYEVVKAAVEASDVPVYVKLTPSVTDVVTIAKAAEDAGASGLTMINTLVGMRFDLKTRKPILANGTGGMSGPAVFPVALKLIRQVAQTTDLPIIGMGGVDSAEAALEMYLAGASAIGVGTANFTNPYACPDIIEHLPKVMDKYGISSLEDLRQEVKASLR, from the coding sequence ATGGTCCTGTTTTCCGTACAGGAACAGTTGTATTATAAGGAGAAAGTCATGACTACAAATCGTTTACAAGTTTCTCTACCAGGCTTGGACTTGAAAAATCCTATCATACCAGCATCAGGCTGTTTTGGTTTTGGCCAAGAGTATGCCAAGTACTATGATTTAGACCTTTTAGGCTCTATTATGATTAAGGCAACGACTCTAGAACCCCGTTTTGGCAATCCTACTCCAAGAGTTGCAGAGACGCCTGCTGGTATGCTCAATGCAATCGGCTTGCAAAATCCTGGCTTAGAAGCTGTTTTAGCTGAAAAGTTGCCTTGGCTGGAAAGAGAGTATCCTACGCTTCCCATCATCGCAAATGTTGCAGGCTTTTCAAAACAAGAGTACGCTGCCGTTTCTCGAGGAATTTCCAAGGCGGCTAATGTAAAAGCGATCGAGCTCAATATCTCTTGTCCGAATGTGGATCACGGCAATCATGGACTTTTGATTGGGCAAGATCCGGATCTAGCTTATGAAGTGGTAAAAGCGGCTGTGGAAGCCTCTGATGTGCCAGTTTATGTTAAGTTAACCCCTAGTGTAACGGATGTTGTCACTATTGCTAAAGCCGCAGAAGATGCAGGAGCAAGTGGCTTAACCATGATCAATACCCTTGTCGGTATGCGCTTTGACCTCAAAACTAGAAAACCAATCCTAGCCAATGGTACAGGTGGAATGTCAGGTCCAGCAGTTTTTCCAGTAGCCCTCAAACTCATCCGACAAGTAGCTCAAACAACAGACCTGCCCATTATTGGAATGGGGGGAGTGGATTCGGCTGAAGCAGCGCTAGAAATGTATCTGGCTGGGGCATCTGCCATCGGAGTTGGAACAGCCAATTTTACCAATCCTTATGCCTGTCCTGATATCATCGAACATCTACCAAAGGTCATGGACAAATATGGCATTAGCAGTTTGGAAGATCTCCGTCAGGAAGTCAAAGCCAGTCTGAGATAA
- a CDS encoding dihydroorotate dehydrogenase electron transfer subunit has protein sequence MNPTCKKRMGAIRLESMKVVAQEEIAPAIFELVLEGEMVEAMRAGQFLHLRVPDDAHLLRRPISISSIDKANKQCHLIYRIEGAGTAIFSTLSQGDTLDVMGPQGNGFDLSDLDNQSQALLVGGGIGVPPLLEVAKELHARGVKLVTVLGFANKDAVILETELAQYGQVFVTTDDGSYGIKGNVSVVINDLDSQFDAVYSCGAPGMMKYINQRFYDHPRAYLSLESRMACGMGACYACVLKVPDSETVSQRVCEDGPVFRTGTVVL, from the coding sequence ATGAATCCCACATGTAAGAAGCGTATGGGTGCGATTCGTTTGGAAAGCATGAAGGTGGTCGCACAAGAGGAAATTGCGCCAGCAATCTTTGAATTAGTCCTAGAAGGGGAAATGGTTGAAGCCATGCGAGCAGGCCAATTTCTCCATCTGCGCGTGCCTGATGATGCCCATCTCTTGCGTCGTCCTATTTCAATTTCGTCTATTGACAAGGCAAACAAGCAATGTCATCTCATTTATCGGATTGAGGGGGCTGGGACCGCTATTTTTTCAACATTAAGTCAGGGTGATACACTTGATGTGATGGGGCCTCAGGGGAATGGTTTTGACTTGTCTGATTTAGACAATCAGAGTCAAGCTCTCCTCGTTGGCGGTGGGATTGGTGTTCCACCCTTGCTTGAGGTAGCCAAGGAATTGCATGCGCGTGGGGTGAAACTAGTAACAGTCCTCGGTTTTGCCAACAAGGATGCTGTTATTCTTGAAACCGAATTGGCCCAATATGGTCAGGTCTTTGTAACGACAGATGATGGTTCTTATGGCATTAAGGGAAATGTGTCAGTCGTCATCAATGACTTAGACAGTCAATTTGATGCTGTTTACTCATGTGGAGCGCCTGGAATGATGAAGTATATCAATCAAAGATTTTATGACCACCCAAGAGCCTATCTATCTCTAGAATCTCGTATGGCTTGCGGGATGGGGGCCTGCTATGCCTGTGTTCTAAAAGTACCAGATAGTGAGACTGTCAGTCAACGTGTCTGTGAAGATGGTCCTGTTTTCCGTACAGGAACAGTTGTATTATAA
- a CDS encoding VOC family protein encodes MASKMLHTCLRVENLEKSIAFYQDAFGFKELRRRDFPDHAFTIVYLGLEGDDYELELTYNYDHGPYVVGDGFAHIALSTPDLEALHQEHSAKGYEVTAPNGLPGTQPNYYFVKDPDGYKVEVIREK; translated from the coding sequence ATGGCTTCAAAAATGCTACACACTTGCTTGCGAGTAGAAAACCTTGAAAAATCAATCGCATTCTATCAAGATGCTTTTGGTTTTAAAGAATTGCGTCGCAGAGATTTTCCAGATCATGCCTTCACGATTGTCTATCTAGGACTTGAGGGTGATGACTACGAGTTGGAATTGACCTATAACTATGACCACGGTCCTTACGTGGTAGGAGATGGCTTCGCCCATATCGCCCTCAGTACACCTGATCTTGAGGCGCTACATCAAGAACATAGCGCTAAAGGCTATGAGGTGACAGCCCCTAATGGACTTCCAGGAACTCAACCAAACTATTACTTTGTCAAGGATCCTGATGGCTACAAGGTCGAAGTGATTCGTGAAAAATAA
- a CDS encoding J domain-containing protein: MNIWETLGIEPTTDVKLIRRRYAELVRLYHPEDQPEIYQEIVEAYQKALTYARSRNTRPENSLRKASDSQEATELEEEANGKPNSSLNFENLTEETKTENEESERSSLDFSDYQQSTDKTSNSFNFETFKAEEDEQKSTLDFSDYDEEVQLNGDSEERATNPLNFETFDNEENQGQEGLTRSTLDFSGYNEETYLIRNAIESIVKNDDYSPEEQEHLWRQFFHQYQYDMDIVQSVLEEMDVYIFNKPEQFSILIPLLEGYIPDFKYWSYYYKLKYWKVKRAIAEEEGSSLESAHEATEEFYYSYKLCQEILHDFNKANQLSSWIEFFKHPYLSFMVLDQVNQNRQIIKSVPVLSYILEKNRQVIFEEDYPLLNDLADYLEEVKEELGENVDFSHYSLDNPDEVEAAFYELLHARYQDEYKLLRDWQYLFETVKDHTLLLDLLEKVDVYPLTNAKVLALVLQFVERYSDEESNPYLKKLHFWKSIHSYPSVVEEYELDKKENFDYWYNEGYLYMDKLTKSDEDINDWEKWRSYFKGRPRILTILLQQIYKEYHRFTDGDLLRYVLAPFPTSKMAPQMMTEETDQKLEEMTVYAYELSHPKAKLSYLDWKKRQVFKNKFLQIVFGLFSIVSLILSVLEQPIDNLWVHAGMFSLFYVYMLKLRKTPIEEGVTARGEKRKFYYSPHPWFLLILLLTLVIPSLPFGLIGALMFITFFSFIDGFQVSQGLKWDYSLEKLIPVGIFLSAGFLSALVNQSQTISGVAIAYFHIFAILVICLSFTRFSPGFPPSLKKIFIPAILGILLFQTLPYIHSRLDIFDPTILRNETLAITVILLLNGIALSYFTKEQGFMIGVKKVFMIYGLQIFIFLRRLLRILFAPNSVFGNKYFNRDLLILNSEFAFYFLEGLFVLILLFLIRNIRKENRKSSA; encoded by the coding sequence ATGAATATATGGGAAACTTTAGGGATAGAGCCAACGACTGACGTCAAGCTTATTAGAAGGCGTTATGCTGAACTGGTTCGGCTCTATCACCCAGAAGACCAACCAGAAATTTACCAAGAAATTGTTGAAGCTTACCAAAAAGCCTTGACTTATGCGAGGTCTAGAAACACAAGACCAGAAAATAGCCTAAGAAAAGCGAGTGACTCTCAAGAAGCTACTGAACTTGAAGAAGAGGCGAATGGAAAGCCTAACTCTAGTCTCAACTTTGAAAACTTAACTGAAGAAACGAAGACTGAGAACGAAGAGTCTGAAAGATCTAGTCTTGATTTTAGTGATTATCAGCAATCAACTGATAAAACAAGCAATTCCTTTAACTTTGAAACCTTTAAAGCGGAAGAGGATGAGCAAAAGTCCACCCTTGACTTTAGTGACTATGATGAGGAAGTTCAGCTAAATGGAGATTCTGAAGAAAGAGCTACGAATCCCCTCAATTTTGAAACGTTTGATAATGAAGAGAACCAGGGGCAAGAAGGATTAACAAGGTCTACTCTTGACTTTAGCGGTTATAATGAAGAAACTTATCTGATCCGAAATGCGATTGAAAGTATTGTTAAAAATGATGATTACAGTCCAGAAGAACAAGAGCATCTATGGCGTCAGTTCTTTCATCAGTATCAGTATGATATGGACATTGTTCAATCCGTTTTAGAGGAAATGGATGTTTATATTTTTAACAAACCGGAGCAATTCTCTATCCTCATTCCCTTGCTAGAAGGCTATATACCTGACTTTAAGTACTGGAGCTATTACTATAAACTGAAGTATTGGAAAGTTAAAAGAGCTATAGCAGAAGAGGAAGGCAGTTCGCTTGAAAGCGCCCATGAAGCCACTGAAGAATTCTATTATTCTTATAAACTTTGCCAAGAAATTCTCCATGATTTTAACAAAGCAAATCAATTGAGCTCTTGGATAGAATTTTTCAAGCACCCCTATCTGAGCTTTATGGTCTTGGATCAAGTAAATCAGAATCGTCAAATAATCAAGAGCGTTCCTGTTTTAAGCTATATCCTTGAAAAAAACCGACAAGTCATATTTGAAGAGGATTATCCACTCTTGAATGACTTGGCTGATTACTTAGAAGAAGTAAAAGAGGAGCTGGGAGAAAACGTTGACTTTAGTCACTACTCTCTAGATAATCCAGATGAAGTTGAGGCAGCCTTCTATGAGTTGCTCCATGCTCGCTATCAAGACGAGTACAAACTGTTACGTGATTGGCAATATCTTTTTGAAACAGTTAAGGATCATACTCTCCTACTTGATTTATTAGAAAAGGTGGATGTCTATCCTTTAACCAATGCGAAAGTGTTAGCACTCGTTCTCCAATTTGTGGAGCGTTACAGCGATGAGGAATCAAATCCTTACCTGAAAAAACTCCATTTCTGGAAGAGTATCCATTCCTATCCTTCAGTGGTAGAGGAGTATGAACTAGACAAAAAGGAAAATTTTGATTACTGGTACAATGAAGGTTATCTTTATATGGATAAGCTCACCAAGAGCGATGAAGATATCAATGATTGGGAAAAGTGGAGAAGCTACTTTAAAGGAAGACCACGCATTCTAACGATTTTGCTTCAACAAATCTATAAGGAGTACCATCGATTTACAGATGGCGATCTCCTGAGATATGTTTTAGCTCCTTTTCCTACTTCTAAAATGGCTCCCCAAATGATGACGGAGGAGACAGACCAGAAACTAGAAGAGATGACAGTTTATGCTTATGAACTTAGTCATCCAAAGGCCAAGCTCTCTTATTTGGATTGGAAAAAAAGACAGGTCTTTAAAAATAAGTTTCTTCAGATTGTCTTTGGTCTATTTTCGATTGTGAGTTTGATACTCAGTGTTCTAGAGCAACCTATTGATAATTTATGGGTCCATGCTGGTATGTTTTCTCTCTTTTACGTCTATATGCTAAAATTGAGGAAAACACCGATTGAGGAAGGAGTGACTGCTAGGGGAGAAAAACGAAAATTCTACTACAGTCCTCATCCATGGTTCCTACTAATCTTGTTATTAACCCTCGTCATTCCATCCTTACCATTTGGTCTCATTGGTGCCCTTATGTTCATTACATTTTTCAGCTTCATCGATGGTTTTCAAGTGAGTCAGGGGCTGAAGTGGGATTATTCTTTGGAGAAGCTGATTCCTGTTGGTATCTTTCTTTCTGCTGGTTTTCTTTCTGCTTTGGTAAATCAAAGCCAGACTATTTCAGGAGTTGCCATAGCTTACTTCCATATTTTTGCAATCCTTGTGATTTGCTTATCTTTTACAAGATTTAGTCCTGGATTTCCACCATCTCTGAAGAAAATTTTCATACCAGCAATCTTGGGAATCTTACTCTTTCAAACGTTGCCCTACATTCACAGCCGTTTAGACATCTTTGATCCAACTATTCTACGAAATGAAACTCTGGCCATAACGGTTATTCTCTTGTTAAATGGAATTGCTTTGTCTTATTTTACAAAGGAACAAGGTTTCATGATTGGTGTGAAGAAGGTCTTTATGATTTATGGCTTGCAGATCTTTATTTTCCTAAGAAGACTGTTGCGAATCCTATTTGCACCAAATTCAGTTTTCGGTAACAAATATTTTAACAGAGATTTACTAATCTTGAATAGCGAATTTGCTTTCTACTTCCTAGAGGGACTTTTTGTCCTTATCCTGCTTTTCCTTATTCGCAATATACGCAAGGAAAATCGTAAAAGTTCTGCATAG
- a CDS encoding molecular chaperone HscC gives MIVGIDLGTTNSLVGVYQDGQVKLIPNAFGEYLTPSVVALDDNDEIIVGKIAKERLVTYPDKTVSQFKRFMGTKHELTLGNRAYKAEELSSFIIRKLVDDAETYLGEKVEEVIVSVPAYFNDAQRYATKLAGKFAGVQIDRIINEPSAAALAKRSMVNQEDQSFIVVDFGGGTLDISVVELFDNIVEIVSIAGDNRLGGEDFTAAIAEEFLASNQLTKDTISREFYSKILVQAEKTKLELNDKEEVKMTVLDQEQEYTLDLSYQRFYELCQPLLARVKAVLDRALMDARYSYVSSDNFVLVGGTSKLRLVQDFLSYCINQVVQVSDDPDRMIARGCALLAGIKERQGEIRDLLLSDICPFTLGIEIVGDRFSPIIERNSTLPASRIEQYYTAELGQSQVKIKVYQGEMMKASQNLFLGELEVPVPVNTRVNESFTVRFTYDLNGILDVEVKIDSTQEVFSHVILQDSVTLTEKEIKAKQAELTRYKINAQETEVYRFLIEKANRVYSMLLGRRRDELMAETRRFEEEVSQASMYHLPKLYQSFSNYLDFLERGL, from the coding sequence ATGATAGTAGGTATTGATTTAGGAACGACTAATTCTTTAGTAGGGGTTTATCAAGATGGTCAGGTCAAGTTGATTCCCAATGCTTTTGGTGAGTATTTGACTCCTTCTGTTGTGGCTTTAGATGACAATGATGAGATTATAGTTGGAAAAATTGCTAAGGAACGCTTGGTGACCTACCCAGATAAGACGGTTTCTCAGTTCAAGCGTTTTATGGGGACCAAACATGAGTTAACGCTAGGAAATCGAGCATATAAGGCTGAAGAATTAAGCTCCTTTATCATTCGAAAGTTGGTAGACGATGCAGAAACCTATCTTGGAGAAAAGGTTGAGGAAGTGATTGTCAGTGTACCAGCCTATTTCAACGATGCTCAACGCTATGCGACCAAACTAGCAGGGAAATTTGCAGGCGTTCAGATTGATCGGATTATCAATGAACCTTCCGCAGCGGCTCTTGCTAAAAGATCTATGGTAAACCAAGAAGATCAATCTTTTATTGTAGTCGATTTTGGTGGTGGGACTCTAGACATTTCAGTTGTAGAGCTTTTTGATAATATCGTCGAAATCGTGTCGATTGCAGGGGACAATCGATTGGGAGGAGAAGACTTTACTGCGGCTATTGCTGAGGAATTTTTAGCCTCCAATCAATTAACCAAGGATACGATTTCCCGAGAATTTTATAGTAAGATTCTGGTACAGGCTGAAAAGACAAAGCTAGAACTCAATGATAAAGAAGAAGTGAAGATGACAGTTCTGGACCAAGAACAAGAATACACTTTAGACTTGAGCTACCAACGCTTTTATGAGCTTTGTCAACCTCTGCTAGCACGTGTTAAGGCTGTTTTGGACCGTGCCTTGATGGATGCGCGCTATAGCTATGTATCATCAGATAACTTTGTTCTTGTTGGGGGGACTTCGAAACTCCGCTTGGTTCAGGACTTTTTATCCTACTGTATCAATCAAGTGGTGCAGGTTTCGGATGATCCCGATCGGATGATTGCGAGAGGTTGTGCCCTTTTAGCAGGAATAAAAGAGCGGCAAGGTGAGATACGAGATTTATTACTGTCTGATATTTGTCCTTTTACACTGGGGATAGAAATAGTTGGCGACCGCTTTTCGCCGATTATTGAGAGAAATTCTACCCTCCCTGCTTCACGCATCGAGCAGTACTATACGGCTGAATTGGGACAGAGTCAGGTCAAGATAAAGGTCTATCAAGGTGAGATGATGAAGGCATCACAAAATCTGTTTCTAGGAGAATTAGAAGTTCCCGTCCCTGTGAATACTCGAGTAAATGAAAGTTTCACAGTTCGATTTACCTATGATTTAAATGGGATTTTGGATGTCGAAGTGAAAATTGATTCAACACAGGAAGTCTTTAGTCATGTTATTCTCCAAGATAGTGTTACTCTGACAGAAAAGGAAATCAAGGCTAAGCAAGCAGAGTTGACTCGCTATAAGATCAATGCTCAAGAAACAGAGGTTTATCGCTTCTTGATTGAAAAAGCGAATCGCGTGTACAGTATGCTCTTGGGGAGAAGAAGAGATGAGCTAATGGCTGAAACTAGACGATTTGAAGAAGAGGTCAGCCAAGCATCTATGTATCATTTGCCAAAACTCTATCAATCATTTTCAAACTATCTAGACTTCCTAGAGCGAGGACTGTAA
- the rplT gene encoding 50S ribosomal protein L20 translates to MARVKGGVVSRKRRKRILKLAKGYYGAKHILFRTAKEQVMNSYYYAYRDRRQKKRDFRKLWITRINAAARLNGLSYSQLMHGLKLAEIEVNRKMLADLAVNDAAAFTALADAAKAKLGK, encoded by the coding sequence ATGGCACGTGTTAAAGGTGGCGTTGTATCACGCAAACGTCGTAAACGTATTCTTAAATTAGCAAAAGGTTACTATGGAGCTAAACACATCTTGTTCCGTACTGCAAAAGAACAAGTAATGAACTCTTACTACTATGCATACCGTGACCGTCGTCAGAAAAAACGTGACTTCCGTAAATTGTGGATCACTCGTATCAATGCGGCAGCTCGTTTGAACGGACTTTCATACTCACAATTGATGCATGGTTTGAAATTGGCTGAAATCGAAGTTAACCGTAAAATGCTTGCTGACTTGGCTGTTAACGATGCAGCAGCTTTCACAGCTCTTGCAGATGCAGCTAAAGCAAAACTTGGTAAATAA
- the rpmI gene encoding 50S ribosomal protein L35, which produces MPKQKTHRASAKRFKRTGSGGLKRFRAYTSHRFHGKTKKQRRHLRKASMVHSGDFKRIKAMLTRLK; this is translated from the coding sequence ATGCCAAAACAAAAAACACACCGCGCATCAGCTAAACGTTTCAAACGTACAGGTTCTGGTGGACTTAAACGTTTCCGTGCTTACACTTCTCACCGTTTCCACGGAAAAACTAAGAAACAACGTCGTCATCTTCGTAAAGCATCTATGGTGCATTCAGGAGATTTCAAACGTATCAAAGCAATGCTTACTCGCTTGAAATAA
- the infC gene encoding translation initiation factor IF-3 — MKTIAKQDLFINDEIRVREVRLIGLEGEQLGIKPLSEAQALADSANVDLVLIQPQAKPPVAKIMDYGKFKFEYQKKQKEQRKKQSVVTVKEVRLSPTIDKGDFDTKLRNARKFLEKGNKVKVSIRFKGRMITHKEIGAKVLAEFAEATQDIAIIEQRAKMDGRQMFMQLAPATDKK; from the coding sequence GTGAAAACCATAGCAAAGCAAGACTTATTCATCAATGATGAAATTCGTGTACGTGAAGTTCGCTTGATCGGTCTTGAGGGAGAACAGCTAGGCATCAAGCCACTCAGCGAAGCGCAAGCATTGGCTGATAGTGCAAATGTTGACTTAGTATTGATTCAACCCCAAGCAAAACCACCTGTTGCTAAAATTATGGACTACGGTAAGTTCAAATTTGAGTATCAGAAAAAGCAAAAAGAACAACGTAAAAAACAAAGTGTTGTTACTGTGAAAGAAGTTCGTCTGAGTCCAACTATTGACAAGGGTGACTTTGACACAAAACTTCGCAATGCACGCAAGTTCCTTGAAAAAGGAAATAAAGTTAAGGTATCTATTCGCTTTAAGGGTCGTATGATTACCCATAAAGAGATTGGTGCAAAAGTTTTAGCTGAGTTTGCTGAAGCAACACAAGATATTGCGATCATCGAACAACGAGCTAAGATGGATGGACGCCAAATGTTCATGCAGTTGGCGCCAGCAACTGACAAAAAATAA